The Paenibacillus tianjinensis genome has a window encoding:
- a CDS encoding potassium channel family protein → MKAQQFVVIGLGRFGSSLALELMAMGYEVLGIDHMEERVEEMSGQLTHAVMADATDEGIMRSLGVRNFDCGIVAIGDNMERSILAAILLKELGIKQVVAKAISILHGRALSKLGVDRVIFPERDMGIRVAHQLVTPHLLDYIEISKDYKIVELNVPSCMDGKSLSELNTRAKYGCSIIALNRKDGIIVAPTAHDHVSQGDIMVVIGSNESIEEFEDQAVNVEA, encoded by the coding sequence ATGAAAGCACAGCAGTTTGTGGTGATCGGCCTTGGCCGCTTCGGATCAAGTCTGGCGCTTGAGCTAATGGCAATGGGCTATGAAGTGCTCGGAATCGACCACATGGAAGAGCGGGTGGAAGAAATGAGCGGGCAGCTGACTCATGCCGTGATGGCGGATGCGACGGATGAGGGTATCATGCGTTCCCTGGGTGTACGCAATTTCGACTGCGGTATTGTCGCGATTGGGGATAATATGGAGCGGAGCATTCTGGCGGCAATTTTGCTGAAAGAGCTGGGAATCAAGCAGGTAGTGGCGAAGGCGATCTCGATCCTGCACGGGCGTGCGCTGTCGAAGCTGGGTGTAGACCGGGTTATTTTTCCTGAACGGGATATGGGAATCCGTGTAGCGCATCAGCTGGTGACTCCCCATTTGCTGGATTACATCGAAATCTCCAAGGACTACAAAATTGTCGAGCTGAATGTGCCTTCCTGCATGGACGGAAAAAGCCTCTCAGAGCTGAATACCCGCGCCAAGTACGGCTGCAGCATTATTGCCCTCAACCGGAAGGACGGGATTATCGTTGCACCTACAGCCCATGACCATGTAAGCCAGGGGGACATTATGGTTGTCATCGGCTCCAATGAGAGTATTGAAGAATTTGAGGATCAGGCTGTGAATGTGGAGGCATAG
- the uvrC gene encoding excinuclease ABC subunit UvrC, producing the protein MDYSDNIRNKLALLPDLPGCYLMKNEEGTIIYVGKAKVLKNRVRSYFTGSHNGKTQRLVANIVDFEYIVTSSNMEALILECNLIKKHMPRYNVLLKDDKTFPYLKITNEAHPRLEVTRRVLKDKAKYFGPYPNSYAAQQTKKLLDRMYPLRKCGVMPKEVCLYYHMGQCLAPCEKEVPKSAYDEITRDIASFLGGGHEAVKKDLQQKMQEAAEELYFERAKELRDQIIHIDALMEKQKINTADTKDRDVFGYAVDKGWMCVQILYMRQGKMIQRHSSAFPFYGEAYSDFMSYVTQYYSDNPALPQEILLPEAVSEGTEKPSGATAAAAVTAGRLAAAIDSEDAGGELEPAEQDAEREAAAAEATAVGTVDAAGGAAALQEWLGVKVLVPQRGLKKQMVGMACQNSRVALDEKFRLIERDEERTSGAAFGLGQSLGLESLNRIEAFDNSNIQGTNPVSAMVVFIDGKPARKEYRKYKVRTVQGPDDYETMREVIRRRYERVLKEDLPQPDLIVVDGGKGQISSAIDILQNELGLYIPVCGLVKDDKHKTAQLLIGDSAEPVPLARDSQEFYLLQRIQDEVHRFAITFHREQRGKSMVTSKLDSIPGIGEKRRKLLLKHFGSLKKIKEASIEDFRPLSIGEKLAGQILAALNDEELS; encoded by the coding sequence ATGGACTATAGCGATAATATCCGCAATAAGCTGGCACTGCTGCCCGACCTGCCCGGGTGCTATCTGATGAAGAATGAAGAAGGCACCATTATTTATGTAGGCAAGGCCAAAGTGCTGAAGAACCGTGTCCGGTCTTATTTTACAGGCAGCCATAACGGGAAAACCCAACGGCTTGTCGCCAATATTGTTGATTTTGAATATATTGTTACCTCCAGCAATATGGAAGCGCTCATCCTGGAGTGTAATCTGATTAAAAAGCATATGCCGCGGTATAACGTCCTTCTGAAGGATGACAAGACGTTTCCGTACCTGAAAATAACGAATGAAGCGCATCCGCGTCTGGAAGTGACACGCCGGGTGCTTAAAGATAAAGCTAAATATTTCGGACCGTATCCGAATAGCTATGCCGCACAGCAGACCAAAAAGCTGCTCGACCGGATGTATCCGCTGCGCAAATGCGGTGTGATGCCGAAGGAAGTGTGCCTGTATTACCACATGGGTCAGTGTCTGGCTCCTTGCGAGAAGGAAGTTCCTAAGTCAGCTTATGATGAAATAACGCGTGACATTGCCTCTTTCCTTGGGGGAGGGCATGAAGCGGTCAAAAAGGACCTGCAGCAAAAAATGCAGGAGGCTGCTGAGGAGCTGTACTTCGAACGTGCCAAGGAGCTGCGTGACCAGATTATCCACATCGATGCCCTGATGGAGAAACAGAAGATTAATACTGCGGATACGAAAGACCGCGATGTATTCGGCTATGCCGTGGACAAGGGCTGGATGTGCGTGCAGATTCTATATATGCGCCAGGGCAAAATGATTCAGCGCCATTCGTCTGCTTTTCCGTTCTATGGGGAAGCTTACAGCGACTTCATGTCGTATGTCACGCAATATTATAGTGACAACCCGGCACTGCCGCAGGAAATTCTGCTGCCAGAGGCGGTGAGCGAGGGGACGGAGAAACCGTCCGGAGCAACGGCTGCTGCTGCGGTGACAGCCGGCAGACTGGCCGCGGCGATTGACAGTGAAGATGCCGGCGGAGAGCTGGAGCCGGCAGAGCAGGACGCGGAACGCGAAGCTGCGGCCGCTGAAGCTACCGCAGTCGGTACGGTAGATGCGGCTGGCGGTGCTGCTGCCCTGCAGGAATGGCTGGGCGTTAAGGTGCTTGTGCCGCAGCGCGGGCTGAAGAAGCAGATGGTCGGCATGGCCTGCCAGAACAGCCGCGTGGCGCTTGACGAGAAGTTCCGGCTCATTGAACGTGATGAGGAGCGTACTTCCGGGGCAGCATTCGGCCTCGGCCAGAGCCTGGGGCTGGAATCCCTGAACCGGATCGAAGCATTCGATAACTCGAATATCCAGGGAACCAATCCGGTCTCAGCCATGGTCGTCTTCATTGACGGCAAACCTGCACGCAAGGAATACCGCAAATACAAGGTCCGCACGGTGCAGGGGCCGGATGATTATGAAACGATGCGTGAGGTGATCCGCCGCCGGTATGAACGGGTGCTGAAGGAGGATCTGCCGCAGCCGGATCTGATTGTCGTGGATGGCGGCAAAGGGCAGATTTCCTCGGCAATAGATATATTGCAAAATGAGCTGGGGCTCTACATTCCGGTCTGCGGTCTCGTTAAGGACGATAAGCATAAGACGGCCCAGCTGCTGATCGGCGATTCCGCCGAACCGGTGCCGCTGGCACGGGACAGCCAGGAATTCTACCTGCTGCAGCGCATCCAGGATGAGGTTCACCGCTTCGCGATCACCTTCCACCGCGAGCAGCGCGGCAAATCGATGGTAACCTCGAAGCTGGATTCCATTCCGGGGATCGGCGAGAAGCGGCGGAAGCTGCTGCTGAAGCATTTTGGCTCATTGAAGAAAATCAAGGAAGCCTCTATCGAGGATTTCCGTCCGCTGTCCATCGGAGAAAAGCTGGCAGGGCAGATCCTTGCGGCGCTTAACGATGAGGAGCTGTCTTAA
- a CDS encoding GntR family transcriptional regulator: MDPSFELLPEPFQINPSLPIYEQFVEAIQGRIVSGLIPPGSRLPSVRDLASGRGVNPTTAARTYQELERMGLIVTYRGQGTFVTREDAVIGEARKIIMRKAIIEFKAAADILGISAEQLLEFDKEDSNDTL, translated from the coding sequence ATGGATCCGTCCTTTGAGCTTTTGCCGGAGCCGTTTCAAATCAATCCTTCGCTGCCGATCTATGAACAATTTGTAGAGGCTATTCAGGGGAGAATCGTCAGCGGCCTCATTCCGCCCGGCTCGCGGCTGCCCTCAGTCAGAGATCTGGCTTCGGGGAGAGGTGTCAATCCCACTACCGCGGCCAGAACCTATCAGGAGCTGGAGCGTATGGGGCTGATCGTTACCTACCGCGGGCAGGGAACGTTTGTCACCAGGGAAGATGCTGTAATCGGCGAGGCACGCAAGATTATTATGCGCAAGGCAATAATAGAATTTAAAGCTGCAGCGGATATACTTGGCATCTCCGCTGAGCAATTGCTGGAATTCGATAAGGAGGATTCAAATGACACCTTATAA
- the trxA gene encoding thioredoxin, which translates to MAIVNVSDQSFVGEVEGQGTVVVDFWAPWCGPCKMLAPILEELSTELGDGVKIAKLNVDENPETASRFGVMSIPTLIFFKDGQPVDKVVGLNSKDSLKNIVAKHQ; encoded by the coding sequence ATGGCTATCGTGAACGTGTCTGACCAATCCTTCGTTGGTGAAGTGGAAGGTCAAGGTACTGTAGTAGTAGACTTCTGGGCTCCTTGGTGCGGCCCTTGCAAAATGCTTGCCCCTATCTTAGAGGAATTGTCCACCGAGCTGGGAGACGGCGTAAAAATTGCCAAATTGAATGTAGATGAGAATCCGGAAACGGCTTCCCGCTTTGGAGTAATGAGCATTCCTACGCTGATCTTCTTCAAAGACGGTCAACCGGTAGATAAAGTTGTTGGATTGAACTCCAAGGATTCCCTTAAGAATATTGTAGCTAAACATCAATAA
- a CDS encoding CPBP family intramembrane glutamic endopeptidase: protein MNSVGQPLQQRPLTTRVILAGVLGLIVFIMFQVAPQLLTGSGQEDTTVISKTEARTKAAAFAAQQLGHSQTAQDEWMVSYQTDSSFYGYMSREKLLEDYSKKKLDQRYPFDVFHAVLYTSGTSDPLLAVDLNMYTGEVAAFALGANANSGEGLNYGSIPAPGTSKGIYPADSENGGLTLEQKENLARPWLKLWGANPAKLQIEANTEGYGLVYSDSSVKVGESPLSYQFSFLDGDVSYFRAGFTAPAWHDTYVEDQTSLAKKLTLYGYGLPTLALGILALIFSILRRGHTSFVRGIFLSSVHFLIMMISTYNMLPESSADNAEARITSVVMFIIYALYSLLMSSLLYFSLVGGNGLWRQEEGLNPWPRAKEPGYGKYVLDSIRAGYVWALILLGVQTVMFIILSYTLHNWSTTDASQSPYNMRYAWLLPIVAWLAGLSEEAVYRLFGIRMLKKLVKNTFIASLITTLIWAFGHTLYPIYPVSSRPIELTVIGLLFSYIFLRYGFIAVMFAHVVFDSILMGATLIFMQESVNIGAGIVTIIMPFVVGYIVYRFNPPNKSGHPQPKGPEEPFQPAGI from the coding sequence ATGAATTCCGTCGGCCAGCCTTTACAGCAGCGGCCTCTTACCACCAGAGTCATTCTCGCGGGTGTGCTTGGTCTTATCGTATTCATTATGTTTCAGGTGGCCCCTCAGCTCCTCACAGGTTCGGGTCAGGAAGATACTACCGTCATCAGCAAGACCGAGGCTCGTACGAAAGCTGCAGCATTCGCAGCACAGCAGCTCGGCCATTCACAGACTGCCCAGGATGAATGGATGGTCAGCTACCAGACCGACTCCTCCTTTTACGGCTATATGTCCCGGGAGAAGCTTCTGGAGGACTATAGCAAAAAGAAGCTTGATCAACGGTATCCGTTCGATGTCTTCCATGCTGTACTCTATACTTCCGGTACATCTGATCCCCTTCTCGCTGTTGATCTCAATATGTATACAGGCGAGGTTGCGGCCTTTGCACTGGGCGCGAATGCGAATTCCGGCGAGGGACTGAACTACGGAAGTATTCCAGCCCCAGGCACTTCGAAGGGGATATACCCTGCAGACAGCGAAAACGGCGGCCTGACGCTTGAGCAAAAAGAGAATCTCGCCCGCCCATGGCTTAAGTTATGGGGAGCTAACCCGGCCAAGCTGCAGATCGAAGCGAACACTGAAGGCTACGGGCTTGTCTATTCGGACAGCTCGGTCAAAGTGGGCGAGTCACCGCTTAGTTATCAGTTTAGTTTTCTGGACGGGGACGTCTCCTACTTCAGAGCCGGTTTTACCGCTCCAGCCTGGCATGACACCTATGTAGAGGATCAAACCTCTCTGGCTAAAAAGCTAACCCTTTACGGGTATGGCCTGCCAACCCTGGCTCTGGGTATTCTCGCGCTGATCTTCAGCATCCTGAGAAGGGGCCATACCTCTTTTGTACGGGGGATCTTTCTAAGCTCAGTGCATTTTCTGATCATGATGATCAGCACGTACAATATGCTGCCGGAATCAAGCGCCGACAATGCTGAGGCCCGCATAACTTCAGTAGTCATGTTCATCATCTATGCACTCTACAGCCTGCTGATGTCATCACTGCTTTACTTCTCACTGGTCGGAGGCAACGGCCTGTGGCGCCAGGAAGAAGGCCTGAATCCCTGGCCCCGAGCCAAAGAGCCCGGTTACGGCAAGTATGTACTGGACAGTATTCGTGCCGGATATGTATGGGCGCTAATTTTGCTGGGTGTGCAGACGGTTATGTTCATTATTCTATCGTATACCCTTCATAACTGGTCGACCACGGACGCCAGCCAGTCTCCCTATAATATGAGATATGCCTGGCTGCTGCCGATCGTCGCCTGGCTTGCCGGCTTGTCTGAGGAGGCCGTCTACCGCCTGTTCGGCATCCGGATGCTCAAGAAGCTCGTTAAGAACACCTTTATCGCTTCATTGATTACCACCTTGATCTGGGCTTTCGGCCATACACTGTATCCGATTTATCCGGTCAGCTCACGGCCGATTGAACTGACGGTCATCGGACTGCTGTTCAGTTATATTTTCCTCCGTTACGGCTTTATTGCCGTGATGTTCGCCCATGTCGTATTTGACAGCATCCTGATGGGTGCGACCCTGATCTTCATGCAGGAAAGTGTGAATATAGGCGCCGGCATCGTCACGATCATCATGCCGTTTGTGGTAGGCTATATCGTGTATCGGTTTAATCCGCCAAACAAGTCAGGGCATCCGCAGCCCAAAGGGCCGGAGGAGCCGTTTCAGCCCGCTGGCATTTAA
- a CDS encoding YqzM family protein: protein MDVNAKVRDPREHINEEPRNDLGDLMTGFFGMTGFMTVVFFGMVIVKFIFSE from the coding sequence ATGGATGTCAATGCTAAGGTACGGGACCCGCGGGAGCATATCAACGAGGAACCCCGCAACGATCTGGGCGATTTAATGACCGGGTTTTTCGGAATGACCGGATTCATGACTGTCGTATTCTTCGGTATGGTCATCGTCAAGTTCATTTTTTCCGAGTAA
- the dnaI gene encoding primosomal protein DnaI — protein MESMGEVLRSMNNPALRQRSRDLEQNLLNHPLVKELQAEHPELDEPRLRLHMSRLYQYVQESRNCANCPGLDNCPNDFQGHYSKLTVETVNGSPDLYERKTACNLKVAQDNQDSIRKRIRSFYVDERVLNGGYDEMDIMGKDPRRASAVNKIFDYITGVKEDGLTSQGIYLHGTFGTGKTFLMCYLLHELAVAGYSGVIVYMPDFIEDLKSIMLDGQKLKETVDTLKNCDLLIFDDIGAENLNPWARDHVLGAILNYRMNRKPTFYTSNYPLDGLEKHLSFTSKDGEEVYKGQRLMDRIAPFVDVIPLHGENQRGTKR, from the coding sequence ATGGAGTCTATGGGCGAAGTGCTGCGTTCGATGAACAATCCGGCTCTGCGCCAGCGTTCCCGTGATTTGGAGCAGAATTTACTGAACCATCCCTTGGTTAAGGAACTTCAAGCCGAGCATCCCGAGCTGGATGAGCCGCGGCTGCGGCTTCATATGAGCCGGCTGTACCAGTATGTACAGGAGAGCCGCAATTGCGCGAACTGTCCGGGTCTAGACAATTGCCCGAATGATTTCCAGGGCCATTACAGTAAACTAACGGTTGAGACGGTAAACGGCTCACCGGATTTATATGAACGTAAGACAGCCTGCAATCTGAAGGTAGCCCAAGACAACCAGGACAGCATCCGCAAACGGATCCGCAGCTTCTATGTAGATGAGCGCGTGCTGAACGGCGGCTATGATGAAATGGATATTATGGGCAAGGACCCGCGCAGGGCCTCAGCCGTGAACAAAATATTTGATTATATTACCGGAGTCAAAGAAGACGGGCTGACTTCGCAGGGGATCTATCTGCATGGTACCTTCGGGACAGGGAAAACCTTCCTGATGTGCTACCTGCTCCACGAGCTGGCGGTTGCCGGGTACAGCGGCGTGATTGTGTACATGCCTGATTTTATCGAGGATCTAAAATCGATTATGCTGGACGGCCAGAAGCTGAAGGAAACGGTAGATACACTGAAAAACTGTGATCTGTTGATTTTTGATGATATTGGTGCGGAGAATTTGAATCCCTGGGCACGCGACCATGTGCTGGGGGCCATTCTGAATTACCGGATGAACCGCAAGCCGACCTTCTATACCTCAAATTATCCGCTGGATGGCCTGGAGAAGCATCTCAGCTTCACCAGCAAGGACGGCGAAGAGGTCTACAAAGGCCAGCGGCTGATGGACCGGATCGCTCCTTTTGTTGATGTAATTCCTCTGCATGGTGAGAATCAGCGCGGAACAAAGCGGTAA
- a CDS encoding TrkH family potassium uptake protein — MASPLPKFTEFRFLKLSPPQILVLGFATAILIGTLLLMLPYSSASGHSLRFIDALFTATSATCVTGLVVVDTGTYFSTFGQIVILVLIQVGGLGFMTMATLFALLLKRRISLRDRLILQEAMNQSSMEGIVRLIRKVLVYSLIIEASGAVLLTLRWAADMHVGRALYFGVFHAVSMFNNAGFDIFGDYRSLTGYAGDPVVNIVVMFLIISGGIGFIVMADLIDYRKSRRLMLHSKVVLSMTAALISIGTVVIFIFEFTNPNTFGQLNLGSKIWAAFFQSVTPRTAGANTVDIAGLRQATQFFMVILMFIGASPGSTGGGIKTTTFTLMIGAVVSMLRGREDIVLFRFRLAQERVFKALTITLLALLLVVAVSMVLSTTEGRPFLMILFETTSAFATVGLSMGLTPELSETGKILICLTMFAGRLGLLTLAYALGPKQGKALYKYPEGKMIIG; from the coding sequence TTGGCTTCACCCCTTCCTAAATTTACGGAATTCAGATTCCTTAAGCTGTCTCCGCCCCAGATTCTGGTGCTTGGCTTTGCTACGGCTATTCTGATCGGAACACTGCTGTTAATGCTGCCCTATTCCAGTGCATCTGGTCATTCCCTAAGATTTATAGATGCACTCTTCACTGCAACATCCGCAACCTGTGTAACCGGACTAGTCGTGGTGGATACCGGCACCTATTTCAGTACCTTCGGACAAATCGTTATCCTGGTGTTGATTCAAGTCGGAGGCCTCGGCTTTATGACGATGGCAACCTTGTTTGCACTCCTGCTGAAACGCAGAATTTCGCTGCGGGACCGGCTGATCCTCCAGGAAGCTATGAATCAAAGTTCAATGGAGGGCATTGTACGGCTGATCCGCAAGGTGCTGGTATATTCACTGATTATTGAAGCAAGTGGTGCGGTTCTATTGACGCTGCGCTGGGCTGCTGATATGCATGTTGGCCGCGCTTTGTATTTCGGTGTCTTTCATGCCGTGTCTATGTTTAATAATGCCGGATTTGACATCTTCGGGGACTACCGCAGTCTGACCGGATATGCCGGCGATCCTGTAGTCAATATTGTCGTCATGTTCCTGATTATTTCCGGGGGAATCGGATTTATCGTCATGGCAGACCTGATCGATTACCGCAAAAGCCGCAGGCTGATGCTCCACAGCAAGGTAGTACTGTCGATGACGGCAGCACTGATTTCGATCGGAACGGTAGTAATCTTTATCTTTGAGTTTACGAACCCGAATACGTTCGGCCAGCTTAACCTTGGCAGTAAAATATGGGCTGCATTCTTTCAATCCGTAACGCCGCGTACAGCAGGAGCCAATACCGTAGATATTGCCGGCCTTCGCCAGGCTACTCAGTTTTTTATGGTGATTCTGATGTTTATCGGCGCTTCGCCTGGCTCTACGGGCGGGGGGATCAAGACAACAACCTTCACACTAATGATCGGTGCCGTAGTCTCTATGCTGCGCGGACGTGAAGACATTGTGCTGTTCCGCTTCCGGCTGGCCCAGGAACGTGTCTTCAAAGCGCTGACGATTACCTTGCTTGCCCTGCTGCTCGTTGTTGCCGTCTCCATGGTACTCTCAACGACAGAGGGGCGGCCGTTCCTAATGATTTTATTCGAGACGACTTCAGCTTTTGCTACCGTAGGACTCAGTATGGGACTGACCCCGGAATTGTCGGAGACCGGCAAAATTCTGATCTGCCTGACGATGTTCGCCGGACGTCTAGGTTTGTTGACACTGGCCTATGCACTGGGTCCGAAACAGGGTAAAGCATTGTATAAGTATCCGGAAGGCAAAATGATAATTGGATAA
- a CDS encoding helix-turn-helix domain-containing protein: MKKIPMILQLALILFCIMAIPTAILTWYSGSQIIENSEAAIGESTLAGLNANRKLNENALANLAQDTSRLAATNIFEPIRSVDTYSELNSNYNNVSRSLSVFKELLNLNRRVDGVYSSYFHLDGSDYVISTDSSITKLEHYESLEWTTKALEGRRGISGVWVPRKLDSGVNVVSYVYPLNRLSSTTRGLIVVNMRESQIGDYLHATEVGDNNTMLLESDGKVISYNDKSLLLTDGFELPFLREMLTEEANEGYSFHELDGKRLVYAWSRSDVSGWWNVTWSSMDELMSKSRDMQGNIILLTGAIILLGTVLAVLLATWLSRPLRQLVQTIRAKSDLGVVNKNELAFLDLAFKRMQEEEESLFQLLQEREQDTRSLAVHHLLRGEITPRITEVFPEACYRIAVVSIDQYRRYVSNTNVETRSYHRYLLNTKYESLFPEGILARSVYHNDGCIVIVMNFSPDGYEHSGGQIHQALETIRDQSSELLGHSVTIGVSDLADTLEMVTQRLFEAMELIKQRIINGAGSIMYWQEEEENSRKYMDSESSERRILNFLDAGNLDGIIKELQLIRCQIGSEENISYDNIMFIYHQLIGATIKHLRENHIGTGRMIMGKGNIYSILAAMDTLDELEEYLHEFFREIVQSLDRSADDTNHGERIIQYLKGNYREEIVFEDMAKEIGISYSYMRKIVYEQTGKSMIDFVNQLRIEKAKELLLDTEFTIKQIAAEVGYFNVQSFNRFFRKYEGMPPSSYKSAKSKSS; encoded by the coding sequence ATGAAAAAAATACCGATGATACTGCAGCTGGCATTGATTCTATTCTGTATCATGGCCATTCCGACAGCCATCCTGACCTGGTACAGCGGATCACAGATTATAGAGAACTCAGAAGCAGCCATAGGAGAATCGACACTTGCCGGGCTGAATGCCAACCGCAAATTAAACGAGAATGCGCTCGCTAATCTGGCGCAGGACACGTCGCGGCTGGCGGCAACCAATATTTTTGAACCCATCCGCAGTGTGGATACGTACAGCGAGCTCAACTCCAATTACAACAATGTGAGCCGGTCGTTATCTGTATTCAAAGAGCTGCTCAATTTGAACCGCCGGGTGGACGGGGTATACTCCTCCTATTTTCACTTGGATGGTTCGGACTATGTGATTTCTACGGATAGCAGCATCACCAAGCTGGAGCACTACGAGTCGCTTGAATGGACGACTAAAGCCCTTGAAGGGCGGAGAGGAATCAGCGGCGTGTGGGTTCCCCGCAAGCTGGACTCCGGCGTCAATGTTGTGTCGTATGTATATCCCCTTAACCGTCTGTCTTCCACCACGCGCGGGCTAATCGTTGTCAATATGCGTGAGAGTCAGATCGGCGATTACCTGCATGCCACAGAGGTGGGGGATAATAACACCATGCTCCTGGAATCTGACGGCAAAGTGATTTCATACAATGACAAGTCGCTGCTGCTCACGGACGGCTTTGAGCTGCCGTTTCTCCGGGAAATGCTGACGGAGGAAGCAAATGAAGGGTATTCGTTCCATGAGCTTGACGGAAAACGGCTGGTTTATGCGTGGAGCCGCTCAGATGTTTCCGGATGGTGGAATGTAACCTGGAGCTCCATGGATGAGCTGATGTCCAAATCCCGTGATATGCAGGGAAATATCATACTGCTTACCGGTGCCATTATTTTGCTGGGAACTGTACTGGCTGTCCTTCTGGCGACGTGGCTGTCCAGACCGCTCCGGCAATTGGTGCAGACGATCCGGGCGAAAAGTGACTTGGGTGTGGTGAATAAGAATGAGCTTGCCTTCCTGGATCTGGCGTTCAAACGAATGCAGGAGGAAGAGGAAAGTCTGTTCCAACTGCTGCAGGAACGCGAACAGGATACCCGCAGTCTTGCCGTTCACCATCTTTTGCGCGGGGAGATTACGCCCCGGATCACGGAGGTTTTTCCGGAAGCATGTTACAGAATCGCCGTTGTCTCCATCGACCAGTATAGACGATATGTGAGCAATACCAATGTCGAGACACGCAGCTACCACCGGTATCTGCTCAATACGAAGTACGAAAGTCTTTTTCCGGAGGGAATTCTGGCCCGCTCTGTGTATCATAACGACGGTTGTATCGTTATTGTAATGAACTTTAGCCCGGATGGGTATGAGCATAGCGGCGGCCAGATCCATCAGGCACTGGAAACGATCCGCGACCAGTCCTCAGAGCTGTTGGGACATTCGGTCACGATTGGCGTAAGCGATTTGGCTGATACGCTTGAAATGGTCACCCAGCGGTTGTTTGAAGCGATGGAACTGATTAAGCAGCGGATCATCAATGGTGCCGGAAGCATCATGTACTGGCAGGAGGAAGAGGAGAACAGCCGTAAATATATGGATTCCGAAAGCAGCGAGCGGCGGATTCTCAACTTCCTGGATGCAGGCAATCTGGACGGGATTATCAAAGAGCTTCAGCTCATCCGCTGCCAGATTGGCTCAGAAGAGAATATTTCCTATGACAATATCATGTTCATCTATCATCAATTGATTGGTGCGACCATCAAGCATCTCCGTGAGAATCATATCGGCACCGGAAGAATGATTATGGGGAAGGGCAACATTTACTCCATTCTGGCTGCAATGGATACGCTTGATGAGCTGGAGGAGTATTTGCATGAATTTTTCCGAGAAATTGTGCAGAGCCTGGACCGAAGCGCCGATGACACCAATCATGGAGAGCGGATCATTCAATATTTGAAGGGAAATTATCGGGAAGAAATTGTATTCGAGGATATGGCCAAGGAAATCGGCATTAGTTACTCCTATATGCGCAAGATTGTGTATGAGCAAACCGGAAAAAGCATGATAGATTTTGTGAATCAGCTACGCATTGAGAAGGCCAAAGAGCTGCTGCTGGATACTGAATTCACGATTAAGCAAATTGCCGCTGAGGTTGGTTACTTCAATGTTCAGAGCTTCAACAGGTTCTTCCGCAAATATGAAGGCATGCCGCCGAGCAGCTACAAGTCGGCCAAGAGTAAAAGCTCCTAG